From the genome of Pseudomonas helvetica:
GGCATTAACTTTCGGGTCAGGTTGGTGATGATCAATTGGCCTGGGCGATGACATTCCTCGATGACCTCGTGGGTGTGTTCATCGACAATTTCCACCACCGTCTGTTGATCAAACACCCGATGTTCACCCACCTCACAATCCCGGGTGCTGGCGCCCACGAGTCCTGCGTCGACACAGGCATAGCCAATGGACGCGACGCGTGCATTGGGAAAGACCTGAGCCAGCATCGGCAATTGTGCGGCAAACAGACTTTCGCCACCGTAGAGCACGGTGGTTATCTGTGGCAGGACGCCGTGTCGCTCGGCCAGGCTGGCGGCGAATTGCAGAAGTTGTGCGGGTACGCCAGCGAGGACATTGATCTGGTGTTCGGCAATGGCCGCTGCAAGCGTTGCGGAGTCGACTTCGCCGGCAAACGGGAACTCGCAGATGGAAGGCGACACATGGGCCAATGATTCATGGATAAACAGAAAACTGGCATAAAGGTCGCCGGCAAAAAACAGATTGGCAACCCGGTCGCCATCGCACAGTTGTCCCGAGAGGGCGTTCCCGAAGTGCGTCACCATGTTCTGCCATTCATCACGGGTGTACGCCACCAGTTTTTCCTGGCCGGTTGAACCACCGGTTTTGTAAATCAGGGCGTTTTCGGTTTTACCGGTCAGTACCGGCCAGGTGTTTAAATTGTGGCTGCCATTCCAATAGTCTGAAGCGACGGTGAGTGGTAGATCTTCGACAGTACAGTGATGTTCTGGTAGTTGATTGAAGTGTGTTTTGTAATAGTGAGAATGTTTTCGTGAGTGCAGCAGCAACTCTTCGAATGAATAGTTAGTGTTCATGAGTTCAGGCTCTTGATAGTTTTAAAATAGGCGTTCAGTTGTGATGCTTGCTCGCTGAAAAGTCAGTTCTCAAGTCAATCATCAGGGGTACTTTGCCGCTGTGCCTGTTGCGTTCGAACCGGTCGGGAGAACACCGTTGAACCTCAAGTTCCAGCAGGCGGTTATTCACGGCTGTTGAAATAACGGGGATGTCCAGCAGGCGTTGACGTAGGGTCTGTGGATCATGTTCTGCGCGCACCACCAAACGTTCGGTTCCGTTGGAGTCGTGATCAAGAAGGAGCTGCAGTTGAGTGGCGGCTTTTTCTTCCAGGTCGCTGATCGAGACAAAGTCCGAAGCGATCCGCAGCAGTCGACCGTGTCTTCCTTGCAGTTCAAATCGAGGCGTGTCCAGGCCACAAGGGCAGGTTCCTGGCAGCCAACGTCCAGTGTCCCCGACCTCGTAACGGATGATCGCCTGACCTTCGCGTGCCCGCGAGGTAAAGAGCAAACGACCGACTTCGCCGGGTTCGACAGGAGCGTCGTGTTCAAGGTTGACGATTTCCAGCCACTGGATGTCGCTCATCAGGTGAAAAACGCCATCTGCGCTTGCCGGGCACGCATGACCGAGAGGGCCGGCGTCGACAGAACCGTAGAGGGCGGAACGAATCGTCGAGACCCCACAACGCTCCATCAACCGTCGGCTGGCATTGCCAGAATGTTCGCCGCCCATGAAGACTTTATTGACCCCGCCGTAGGCCTTGAGGCGATCCTGCTCGCTGAAAAACAGGCGCTGCAACGTGCTGGGCATGCCAATCAGCGTGTTGATGCGCTGGTCCACAATCAGTTGGGCTATTTCACTGAAGTCGTCGTCGTGGGGGCCGCCCATGGGGAAGTGCGTGACCCCCATCTGTTCAAGGATCCTGGAAAAACTGAACAGCCCGCCATAGAGGCTGCCACCGTAGAACAGATTCATCACTCGATCCTGCCCCGGCGTCAGTCCGATGGCGAACATGCCGTCAGCCGCCGCGCGCATCTGCCGGCTAAAGTCTCGATAGCTGTAGCCAGCCAAGGCGGGAGTGCTGCTGGTACCACCTGAGCGGAAAAACAGTTGAGCGTCGGACGAACCGGATTGCGCGATGAAATCCGTCTTGTTCATCACTGCGTACGCGTTCAGTTGCGCCGGGGCACCAGGGGGCTGGTCCAGTGTTGCGCGGTTGCTCGATAACTGCGGCGGCAAGGTTACCGAGGTCCTGCGAGTCAAGCGTGACAGGGCGAAAACACCGTCATGGGGTTCTCCTGCATAGCCGTCATGAATCAGCTCGGGAGGGGCGATTCGATTGACGCCCGCGCTCAGCAGTTGCCTGACCAGGCTTGGCGTTTGCCGGGGTGTGCAGATCAGAGCACAACTTTGCAGATGCGTGCGCCACGGCAGCAGGGACTCGGCAATCAATGCGTTTGGCATCGGCCGTAACAACAGCGTTCGAAACAACGGAGAAGGTGCCAATCGGCGATGGTGCTCCCACATGATGCGCCATCCATCACCGGACCAGACGCGTCCTGTCTCATCGGCAAAACTTTGATCGAGTCGCGCCAAGGCAATCCGGGTGGTGATCTCGCAGGCTTCCTGAGCTGTGGGGAGCAACGCTGGCCAGCGGCTGGCGCGGCGTTCGAACGCGTCAGCGAGTTGTCCGCCGATAGCATGCAGGGTTTGCGGGTCATCACTGTCAACCAGCAGCCACTGCGGACTGGAGCACGCTTGTTGGTCGAGCCGACACACTTCATCGACCAGGGCATCCAGCGCTGCGGGGGACACGGCTTCTGGCGACAGGTAGGCAAAACTGATCTTGTGACCCCAGTCGATCCAGCGGCACCCGCTGGGAACCAGCCGGCGAATGGCCTTGAGCGCTGCGTCGCCACCCCATGCGCTGACGCCATCGGCGTGAGCGCATAGAAGATCAAGGCGATCGGTATCGACAGGCAACACAGCGACGCAGTTGGTCAGTAATCCGCTGGCGTCGCACTCGAGGAACGCTGCCAGTAATTGCGCACTCAGGCTGTTGTCACTGGAGCTTGGGCGCAGCCAGTTGATGTTACCCACCAGCAGGCTTTCCAGCACTGCGCAGAACCCCAGCAATGGCGCGTTGGCCGGCGTGATATGCACCACGAGTCCTAACGGGGACCAGTTTTCGAACCGCGGTTGATCGTAGGCAATTCGCCGTAGTGACCGCGGCTGCACGCCCAACTCACGTTCCAGTTTTGCACTCAAGGCGCTCCGTTGGCAGAACGCGATCAGTTCCAGGCGTTGCCCCTCATCGAGTTCAAGGGGGGGGTGATGGGCCTGCAGTTTCTGTGTGAAACGGTCCGCGCATTGAAGAACCCTTTCGCTGGTCGGTGGTTGCCCCAGTTGTTGCGCCAATCCTGGCAGCAGCGTGTCGAGGGCCGCCTCAGGTGTGAGTGAGTCGTGCAGTTGGCCATTGATCAGGTACATATCAAGCTCCCCCGATCAGTTCGGCTGCGGCCATCGCGCAACTGCGACTGGCGCTGGTTCCGGCGCGGCCATGCAACTCAAACCAGTCGGTAGCCAGGCCACAGCCACAGGCGGCAGCGGGGTGCAGTGTTGCCAGGTCACTCATGACCACGGCGTGTGCCGGGCTCGATGAAATATAAGGCGATACGAAGTGCAACAGACCCCGCTTGCCGTAGGGCTGGACGGCGAAGTCGCTCGGGTTGCGGACAAACACCTTTGAGTAAACCGGTGCATGAAAGTGATGGTTGGCGCATTCGATATACGGCACGGCATGCTCGACAGCGCCGTACCCGTCTCGACAACGACTGGCATCTATCCTCAATTGCTGCGCAATCCGGGAATAAAGTTGCTGTCTGGGGACTTCCTCGCTCGCCCGGGTTTTCCAGCCACCGCCAAGGAATACCAGCGAATCGGGATGCAGCTCAAGGTCGGGTGCTTCAAGGTCTTGCATGCGTTGCAAGACCTGCCAAAGAAACGCAGGAAAACCAAAGATGCGCACCGGTAAACCTTCAATTGCAAACTGTTGCAAGGCTTCGATCACGCCGAACACATCGAACTCGTGGCCGCTGCCTGTGGCCCGTAGCGCATAGACCACCCGGTTGACCGGCGCGTATTGGCACAGGAACTGGTCGGTATAGGAGGTTCCCAGGCTGATGGCGCCTACAGGCTCATAACTCAGCAACAGATAGTTGCACGGGGTGTGGCTGATCCAGTCGTAATGCTCGAAGATCCGAGTCACCATGTTCTGCGCCGCGGTGATGCTTCGCACGTCATAGCGCATGCGGCTTTTCTGGCCGCTGGTGCCCGAGGATGTCAGCTCCAGGGCATCCTGCCCGGTGGGGCTCAGCAGCAGGCGTTGCTTGAAGTAGTTGGCGTACAGGGGAGGGAGGCGCGACCAGTCGTCCAGTCTGTCCAGCGCGCTGGCACTCAGGCCGTTGGCCTCCAGCCAATGCTCGTAACCGGGGGTGTGATGGCAGTGAAAGAGACTGGTTTCACGCATCGAGTTGTCGAACAAGCCTGGCGGGACAGCGTCCAGACAATACGGCCGTGGCAATGCACATAAGGCATCGGTGTGGGGTAGATGAATCATCAAAAATCCTTTTTTGATTGAGTTATAGAGAGTGCAC
Proteins encoded in this window:
- a CDS encoding AMP-binding protein is translated as MNTNYSFEELLLHSRKHSHYYKTHFNQLPEHHCTVEDLPLTVASDYWNGSHNLNTWPVLTGKTENALIYKTGGSTGQEKLVAYTRDEWQNMVTHFGNALSGQLCDGDRVANLFFAGDLYASFLFIHESLAHVSPSICEFPFAGEVDSATLAAAIAEHQINVLAGVPAQLLQFAASLAERHGVLPQITTVLYGGESLFAAQLPMLAQVFPNARVASIGYACVDAGLVGASTRDCEVGEHRVFDQQTVVEIVDEHTHEVIEECHRPGQLIITNLTRKLMPLLRYPVGDRACWREPSGTRQRKFALLGRSEQSIRIRIGVISLFQEEIAEILQRLADCWQWQLVIESVGVKDRMTLRWVPAHDSTSINASIPAIHAALLGQYPDISQMIGSGQLECVFSPCTTGALLLHPRSGKQRRIVDLRVYSAPQREPAP
- a CDS encoding acyl-CoA reductase, whose translation is MYLINGQLHDSLTPEAALDTLLPGLAQQLGQPPTSERVLQCADRFTQKLQAHHPPLELDEGQRLELIAFCQRSALSAKLERELGVQPRSLRRIAYDQPRFENWSPLGLVVHITPANAPLLGFCAVLESLLVGNINWLRPSSSDNSLSAQLLAAFLECDASGLLTNCVAVLPVDTDRLDLLCAHADGVSAWGGDAALKAIRRLVPSGCRWIDWGHKISFAYLSPEAVSPAALDALVDEVCRLDQQACSSPQWLLVDSDDPQTLHAIGGQLADAFERRASRWPALLPTAQEACEITTRIALARLDQSFADETGRVWSGDGWRIMWEHHRRLAPSPLFRTLLLRPMPNALIAESLLPWRTHLQSCALICTPRQTPSLVRQLLSAGVNRIAPPELIHDGYAGEPHDGVFALSRLTRRTSVTLPPQLSSNRATLDQPPGAPAQLNAYAVMNKTDFIAQSGSSDAQLFFRSGGTSSTPALAGYSYRDFSRQMRAAADGMFAIGLTPGQDRVMNLFYGGSLYGGLFSFSRILEQMGVTHFPMGGPHDDDFSEIAQLIVDQRINTLIGMPSTLQRLFFSEQDRLKAYGGVNKVFMGGEHSGNASRRLMERCGVSTIRSALYGSVDAGPLGHACPASADGVFHLMSDIQWLEIVNLEHDAPVEPGEVGRLLFTSRAREGQAIIRYEVGDTGRWLPGTCPCGLDTPRFELQGRHGRLLRIASDFVSISDLEEKAATQLQLLLDHDSNGTERLVVRAEHDPQTLRQRLLDIPVISTAVNNRLLELEVQRCSPDRFERNRHSGKVPLMIDLRTDFSASKHHN
- a CDS encoding acyl-protein synthase, with product MIHLPHTDALCALPRPYCLDAVPPGLFDNSMRETSLFHCHHTPGYEHWLEANGLSASALDRLDDWSRLPPLYANYFKQRLLLSPTGQDALELTSSGTSGQKSRMRYDVRSITAAQNMVTRIFEHYDWISHTPCNYLLLSYEPVGAISLGTSYTDQFLCQYAPVNRVVYALRATGSGHEFDVFGVIEALQQFAIEGLPVRIFGFPAFLWQVLQRMQDLEAPDLELHPDSLVFLGGGWKTRASEEVPRQQLYSRIAQQLRIDASRCRDGYGAVEHAVPYIECANHHFHAPVYSKVFVRNPSDFAVQPYGKRGLLHFVSPYISSSPAHAVVMSDLATLHPAAACGCGLATDWFELHGRAGTSASRSCAMAAAELIGGA